Sequence from the Candidatus Eisenbacteria bacterium genome:
ACTCAAGGTGAAGCCGGAGCTGATCAAGGGATCAGGCGGCGTCTTCGAGGTCCACGCGGACGGCAAGCTCATCTTCTCGAAGAAGAAGGAAGGCCGGTTCCCCGAGGAACGCGAGATCTTCGAGAAGCTCCCCGGCGCGGCGAGCCCTTAGAGCAGAATCCAGTCGCCGAGGGACGCGGCGTCATCGGCGAGGAAGTCCGGGGCGGCCGCCGCGAGGACCTCCCGCGGCGTGTAGCCCCACGTCACGGCCGCGACGGGAAGGGATGCGGCGCGGGCGGCCTCGATGTCGATCAGCATGTCGCCTGCAAGGACCGCGATCCCCTCGTTCGAGGCGAGACGCTCCCAGGCATGAAGAAGCGGAGCCGGATGGGGCTTGCGCTCCGGCAGGCTCTCCATTCCAAGGACGATCCCGAAGTACCCCGCGAGACCCAGCCCTTGGAGGATCCGCTCGGTCGGAACGATCGGCTTGTTCGTGACGACGCCCATCGGAATCGACGCCGCGCGGATCCGCTCCATCAGGCCGACGATCCCGGGATAGGCATGCGTCGAGTCGAGCAGACGCTCGAGGTAGCGCGCGTGGAACCTCTCGTATGCGCTCTCGATCTCATCCGGTCGCGGCGAAGCGACGCCGCACTCAGCGAGGCAGCGAGCGACCAGCACTCGGGCTCCGCTGCCGACGTGATCTGCGACCCTCTCGACAGGAAGCGGGAGTAGCCCGCGCTCCTCGAGCATCGCGTTGACCGC
This genomic interval carries:
- a CDS encoding HAD family hydrolase, producing MADRRRFSAVLFDLDGTLVETRRDIASAVNAMLEERGLLPLPVERVADHVGSGARVLVARCLAECGVASPRPDEIESAYERFHARYLERLLDSTHAYPGIVGLMERIRAASIPMGVVTNKPIVPTERILQGLGLAGYFGIVLGMESLPERKPHPAPLLHAWERLASNEGIAVLAGDMLIDIEAARAASLPVAAVTWGYTPREVLAAAAPDFLADDAASLGDWILL
- a CDS encoding SelT/SelW/SelH family protein, whose protein sequence is MKISIEYCVMUDYLPKATSLAASIEKRLKVKPELIKGSGGVFEVHADGKLIFSKKKEGRFPEEREIFEKLPGAASP